In Helianthus annuus cultivar XRQ/B chromosome 3, HanXRQr2.0-SUNRISE, whole genome shotgun sequence, a single window of DNA contains:
- the LOC110931941 gene encoding uncharacterized protein LOC110931941 codes for MCVTYCWADLGSTSVIRPWEYERNIEHNGRANTYSFLFGGVKITLVPSKPKQVATKQSGTLLTISQFQDELEDTDNVFVLIGKAVPEEVEITEAMVPLLEEFSDVFPVELPDGLPPLRDIQHHIDLEPGSQLPNRPHYRMSPAEHEELRRQVEELISKGKKRLFP; via the coding sequence ATGTGTGTCACTTATTGTTGGGCAGACCTTGGGAGTACGAGCGTAATAAGACCTTGGGAGTACGAGCGTAATATAGAACATAATGGGCGGGCCAATACTTATAGCTTTTTGTTTGGTGGTGTGAAGATCACTCTTGTTCCTAGCAAGCCTAAGCAGGTAGCCACAAAACAGTCAGGTACTTTGTTGACCATCAGTCAGTTTCAAGATGAGTTGGAGGATACAGACAATGTTTTTGTTTTGATAGGGAAGGCAGTGCCCGAGGAAGTCGAAATTACTGAAGCTATGGTTCCTTTGCTTGaggaattttctgatgtttttcctGTTGAGTTGCCTGATGGATTACCACCTTTGCGTGACATCCAACATCATATTGATTTGGAGCCTGGGTCACAGTTACCCAATAGACCACATTACAGGATGAGCCCTGCTGAGCATGAAGAGTTGCGAAGACAGGTTGAGGAGTTGATTTCTAAGggcaaaaaacgcttatttccatga